A region of Chloracidobacterium sp. DNA encodes the following proteins:
- a CDS encoding S8 family serine peptidase: MSKFKKTGVLASIIGFVLLVGSATLAFANTPDGDCSCVPDQVIVQLTNASNLPAIATQYGLVQTPLSQVASPPIYLMRIANGQTPTQVVTAMTTPVDTRIIFAEVNRKLTQVEQPGLSWTLGRSWAIGRSWAIGSSAKGYAKQWFPNRIRLNEAFAVAGTKGLRVDNGQPIVVAVLDTGIDLTHPAFSGKLTDPSTWRDFVNGDNDPSEVGVLRQDPAFGHGTHVSGIVALTVPDAKIMPLRILDRDGSGDLWRITAGLIWAANKGADVANLSLGYPEDVRVLHDLLDCVDVGITPTGTTFPEIGTRRLAVSVASGNGGRTTKVFPAAEQRDGMLSVAASTRYDLLASFSSYERHWVDVTAPGEDIVSALPGGRYGMWTGTSMAAPIVAGITALVKARYPTTFASPHLLLEHVKETSVDKDYPAPPPWGDTDEIRLNRVDALCAITNDTKCPIPSVRPSNFGFEQFLIK, encoded by the coding sequence ATGAGTAAGTTTAAGAAGACAGGTGTTTTGGCATCGATCATAGGATTTGTTCTGCTAGTCGGCTCAGCGACTTTGGCCTTCGCAAATACACCGGATGGAGACTGTAGCTGCGTACCGGATCAGGTTATAGTCCAACTAACCAATGCGTCGAACTTACCGGCTATTGCAACTCAGTATGGCCTCGTTCAAACGCCGTTATCACAAGTTGCGTCGCCGCCGATTTACTTGATGCGTATCGCAAATGGACAAACACCAACTCAAGTCGTTACCGCTATGACCACTCCCGTTGATACGCGAATTATCTTCGCAGAGGTCAATCGCAAACTCACACAGGTAGAACAGCCCGGACTATCTTGGACGCTAGGGCGCTCGTGGGCTATCGGTCGCTCGTGGGCAATCGGCAGCAGCGCAAAAGGCTATGCAAAGCAGTGGTTCCCCAACCGAATTCGCCTAAACGAAGCCTTTGCAGTGGCCGGCACTAAAGGTTTGCGTGTAGACAACGGCCAGCCCATTGTCGTCGCAGTTCTCGATACAGGCATTGATCTGACACATCCGGCATTTTCAGGAAAGCTCACAGACCCTTCGACTTGGCGGGATTTTGTGAATGGCGACAACGACCCGAGCGAGGTTGGTGTGCTTCGACAGGATCCTGCGTTTGGGCACGGAACGCATGTTTCAGGCATAGTTGCATTGACGGTTCCCGACGCCAAAATAATGCCGCTGCGAATCCTCGATCGTGACGGCTCAGGAGACCTTTGGCGCATAACAGCAGGCCTGATATGGGCTGCAAATAAAGGCGCCGATGTAGCAAATCTTAGCTTAGGTTACCCGGAAGATGTCCGTGTTCTCCACGATCTTCTCGACTGTGTGGATGTTGGAATAACGCCGACAGGAACGACTTTTCCTGAGATCGGAACCCGACGTTTGGCTGTATCAGTAGCTTCCGGCAATGGTGGCAGAACGACAAAGGTTTTTCCCGCCGCCGAGCAGCGTGACGGAATGTTATCGGTCGCTGCAAGCACTCGCTACGACTTGCTTGCCAGCTTTTCATCATACGAGCGTCACTGGGTTGATGTGACCGCTCCGGGAGAAGATATTGTAAGCGCTCTTCCCGGCGGGCGATATGGAATGTGGACTGGAACATCAATGGCAGCACCAATCGTTGCGGGCATCACAGCTTTAGTAAAAGCAAGGTATCCAACTACTTTCGCATCGCCGCACCTTTTGCTTGAACATGTCAAAGAAACATCGGTGGACAAAGATTATCCTGCGCCGCCGCCATGGGGTGATACCGATGAAATCCGCCTTAATCGTGTTGACGCTCTGTGCGCCATTACGAACGATACTAAATGTCCGATACCTTCAGTGAGGCCTTCCAATTTCGGCTTTGAGCAATTTCTCATAAAATAG
- a CDS encoding CHAT domain-containing protein produces MRRADLAKSLISAATQAERKNLLAQNMRFADVRLARAIRKACYAVWTVDPIKAQRGSAAMRVLAKINEDDEIQAINSWIAGISDITKARFKSAVDNLENAGKRFTEIRRFGDSAQTQVAKLLALAMLGRYEEAIITGEKALKIFVKEGDQLAAGKIEMNLSNIVSRRSLHHEAEKYCLSARRRFIKAKENSWKAMAENGLANTYTELNDFQKADRYYRVALETARAEKMRVTEAEIEANLGNLALLRGRYAEALNFLELSRQKYDDLGLPHESAIADLEIADIYSELNLGAEAVALYERVTHAFHKLGLRAEEARSRLNYGRTLVLQSDDAAAKRELKGALKLFEKEKNQTGRSSALLSLTEFASRQKNFENAYSYLVDATAALRHSENPRHQIQVNLLEGELHRKTGKFDKAIKKLNAANALAKKYRQSNAKQFTLNSLGKISLSRGENAKAKSFFKDAIRTIEHLRSPLAAEEISMAFFGSRLEPFENLSQLLLNENKLSEAFRVIESGRARSLLDSASVDRQDSKVSKKLSDKLKELRAELNFYYKKFDSADASETQRLTSDINRLETKLTDTMRQITSLELSGSRGNGNRSEAFNVKTVQNQLDDATTLIEFVEFKDSISAFIITRNKIRFVRDLTTTSDVSETLEELHFQFGALRYGNVELAKFLDGLKSRADKCLERLYEQLVRPIGDHLSGSRLIIVPVGGLNYVPFQALSDGNKYLIEVFEVNYAPSARVWTTLQKRRTKKIENGLLIGFADERIPLVANEIRKIKPFVPNPTSFVGKKASFSAFIKNAPDFDLIHLACHGKFRPDNPMFSSLHLADGWITVRDICSQKLTAKLVTLSACETGLNKIFAGEEILGLARGFLTAGADSLVVSLWAVDDAATARLMRDFYTNLQRNETISASLRKAQLSFIQRGEHPFYWSPFVSIGK; encoded by the coding sequence ATGCGACGAGCAGACCTGGCAAAAAGCCTGATCTCAGCGGCAACCCAAGCAGAGCGTAAAAATCTGCTTGCTCAGAATATGCGCTTTGCCGATGTGCGTCTTGCAAGAGCGATCAGAAAGGCTTGCTACGCCGTGTGGACGGTTGATCCGATCAAAGCTCAACGCGGCTCCGCAGCAATGCGTGTCCTCGCAAAGATCAACGAAGATGATGAGATCCAGGCAATCAACTCGTGGATTGCCGGCATTTCCGACATCACCAAGGCAAGATTTAAGTCCGCAGTCGATAATCTTGAAAATGCCGGCAAACGTTTTACCGAAATCAGAAGATTCGGAGATTCTGCCCAAACACAAGTCGCAAAACTTCTCGCGCTAGCGATGCTCGGACGTTATGAAGAGGCGATCATTACAGGCGAAAAAGCACTAAAAATATTTGTTAAAGAAGGCGATCAGCTTGCGGCCGGAAAGATAGAGATGAATCTAAGCAACATCGTCTCCCGCCGCTCGCTCCATCACGAAGCCGAAAAATACTGTCTTTCCGCCCGGCGGCGTTTTATCAAAGCAAAAGAAAATTCGTGGAAGGCGATGGCCGAGAATGGCCTCGCAAATACTTACACCGAACTAAACGATTTTCAAAAAGCAGATAGATATTATCGAGTGGCGCTCGAAACCGCACGAGCGGAAAAAATGCGCGTGACTGAGGCCGAGATCGAAGCGAATTTGGGTAATCTCGCACTTCTTCGCGGCCGCTATGCCGAGGCACTTAATTTTCTTGAACTGTCGCGTCAAAAATATGACGATCTTGGGTTGCCGCACGAATCTGCTATCGCCGATCTTGAGATCGCCGATATATATTCGGAACTGAATCTTGGCGCTGAGGCTGTGGCTCTATACGAACGTGTGACGCACGCATTTCATAAATTGGGCCTGCGTGCAGAGGAGGCACGTTCAAGGCTAAATTACGGCCGTACGCTTGTTTTGCAGAGCGATGATGCGGCTGCAAAACGTGAGCTAAAGGGCGCGCTGAAACTGTTTGAGAAAGAGAAGAATCAAACAGGCAGGTCGTCGGCACTGCTCTCGCTTACGGAATTTGCATCGCGGCAAAAGAACTTTGAGAATGCATATTCATATTTGGTCGATGCGACCGCTGCTCTGCGGCATAGCGAGAATCCAAGACACCAAATTCAAGTGAATCTTCTCGAAGGCGAATTGCATAGAAAGACCGGTAAATTTGATAAAGCAATCAAAAAACTTAACGCGGCAAATGCACTTGCAAAAAAATATCGGCAATCAAATGCAAAGCAGTTTACATTAAATTCGCTTGGAAAAATTTCACTCTCGCGTGGTGAAAATGCTAAAGCCAAGTCTTTTTTCAAGGACGCGATACGAACGATCGAACATCTGCGTTCGCCGTTAGCCGCCGAAGAGATCAGCATGGCATTTTTTGGTTCAAGGCTTGAACCGTTTGAAAACCTCTCACAGCTTTTGTTGAACGAAAACAAACTCTCCGAGGCATTCCGCGTCATAGAAAGCGGCCGCGCGCGATCTTTGCTGGATTCTGCATCAGTTGACCGTCAAGACTCAAAAGTCTCCAAAAAACTCTCTGACAAACTAAAAGAATTGCGGGCGGAACTAAATTTTTATTACAAAAAATTTGACAGTGCCGATGCGTCGGAAACGCAGCGACTCACATCCGACATCAATCGCCTCGAAACAAAACTCACTGACACGATGCGGCAGATCACAAGCCTGGAACTATCAGGATCGCGTGGCAATGGCAATCGGAGCGAGGCATTTAACGTTAAGACTGTGCAGAATCAGCTCGACGATGCGACTACGCTTATAGAATTTGTTGAGTTCAAAGACAGCATCTCTGCATTCATCATTACAAGAAACAAGATCCGATTTGTTCGCGACCTGACCACAACATCGGATGTAAGCGAGACACTCGAAGAATTGCATTTTCAATTTGGAGCGCTGCGATACGGAAACGTGGAGCTCGCGAAATTTTTAGATGGCCTGAAATCCCGCGCTGATAAATGCCTCGAAAGACTTTACGAGCAGCTTGTGCGTCCGATAGGAGATCATCTCTCGGGAAGCCGTCTGATAATCGTTCCGGTCGGCGGTCTCAACTATGTTCCGTTTCAAGCTCTGAGCGATGGCAATAAATACTTGATCGAGGTTTTTGAAGTTAATTACGCACCAAGCGCTCGCGTCTGGACGACACTGCAAAAACGGCGAACTAAAAAGATAGAAAATGGACTACTTATCGGATTTGCTGACGAAAGAATACCGCTCGTGGCAAATGAAATACGTAAAATTAAGCCCTTCGTGCCAAATCCAACCAGCTTCGTCGGCAAAAAAGCCTCGTTTTCGGCATTTATCAAAAACGCTCCCGACTTCGACCTTATCCACCTGGCATGTCATGGAAAATTTCGCCCCGATAATCCAATGTTCTCAAGCCTACATTTGGCAGACGGTTGGATCACAGTCCGCGACATTTGTTCTCAGAAATTAACAGCCAAACTCGTTACCCTAAGTGCATGCGAGACAGGGCTAAACAAAATATTTGCCGGAGAGGAAATATTGGGCTTGGCACGTGGATTTCTAACAGCCGGAGCCGATTCACTAGTCGTGAGTTTATGGGCAGTAGATGACGCAGCAACAGCACGTCTGATGCGAGATTTTTACACTAATCTGCAACGCAACGAAACAATCTCAGCATCTTTAAGAAAGGCGCAGTTAAGTTTTATACAACGCGGCGAACACCCCTTCTACTGGTCGCCGTTCGTATCGATCGGGAAATAA
- a CDS encoding sigma-70 family RNA polymerase sigma factor, which yields MNPTQKNETNFNCTELAKADAALVKGCRKGDQTAWNTLVERYQRLIFAIPRRAGLSEEQAADVFQEVFLTLVEKIDSIEQPERIRSWIVTTAKFKSWAIIRGTKGLYSPGTEEEMEAEMARIEDKSPLADDLLIELEEQHVIRTALKLLEERCQQILSMIYLCDPSATYAEVAAAIGVGETSISPLRSRCLKKLEKMLTK from the coding sequence ATGAATCCGACTCAAAAAAATGAGACCAATTTCAATTGTACTGAATTAGCAAAAGCCGATGCCGCGCTCGTAAAAGGGTGTCGGAAAGGTGACCAGACAGCGTGGAATACGCTGGTTGAACGCTATCAGCGATTGATCTTTGCAATACCGCGGCGTGCCGGCCTGAGCGAAGAACAAGCCGCTGATGTTTTTCAGGAAGTTTTCCTCACTCTCGTCGAAAAGATAGATTCCATCGAACAGCCAGAAAGGATACGGTCTTGGATAGTTACGACAGCTAAGTTCAAAAGCTGGGCGATAATTCGTGGCACAAAAGGCCTTTATTCACCGGGAACGGAAGAGGAAATGGAAGCCGAGATGGCCCGAATTGAAGACAAATCACCTCTTGCCGACGACTTGCTGATCGAGTTGGAAGAGCAGCATGTGATAAGGACAGCGCTGAAATTACTAGAAGAGCGATGTCAGCAAATCCTATCCATGATCTATTTATGCGACCCGTCGGCTACTTATGCCGAAGTCGCCGCGGCCATCGGTGTCGGCGAAACAAGCATTAGCCCTTTACGTTCGAGGTGTTTAAAGAAACTCGAAAAAATGCTGACAAAATGA
- a CDS encoding VCBS repeat-containing protein, with the protein MQKSVFRSISTILSLIIMISLSVEVPAASAVDNSFGAAGKLVIVGAVNPNGLSQANAITQDAATGKIVTAGAGQVATSSAYGFSVSRFSSTGELDTTFGPTGTSVVIFSSGSVAQDSQATGVAIQPTTGKIIAIGNILTSSAYFSGITRLNDNGTLDTNFGTSGSLITQFNSTTSFVQDIWMLADGSMYVAGGLGTGSGRNFFLAKVTANGALDTTFGTGGVVTTDFNSGTDNAFSIAVHPTTGSITLGGSSGNACALARYLSNGNLDTSFAGTGKIFNDVSTNPDYLRKVMVDAAGAVIGIGVRSPTGFERHLLLKYTAAGVLDPTFGTSGVAGGYFGNSQELIQDATLVAGGKIVTTGYWAGTINTRAGIARYNADGSVDKSFGCNGSLISTYGPGTSAYGFAITATSGGGFMVAGKGTNASISQESTAVAAFINPTSPSQCAVADFDHDGISDFSVVRPDADGNGRMGLFRSMSTGAINPQFSNFVSYRQWGLSTDKAVPADYDGDARPDDAIYRAGTWWIFQSSASSTRSVTFGLADDIPVPADFDGDGTADISIFRPSDGTWWRQNSSNQQVIAVRWGQSGDVPLIGDFDGDYKADQAVFRPSNGAWYILQSSNGLARGDAFGQNGDIPLSGDFNGDGKSDLAVYRPSASSWYIAKPTGVPAQNFNATQFGISTDVPVPADYDGDGKTDIAIYRNGVWWILKSSNGQAYAVNYGLSTDKPVPSIYMP; encoded by the coding sequence ATGCAGAAATCAGTATTCCGATCGATCTCGACGATCCTTTCTTTAATTATTATGATCTCGCTCAGCGTCGAAGTTCCGGCGGCAAGCGCCGTTGACAACAGTTTTGGTGCTGCAGGAAAACTTGTAATAGTCGGTGCAGTCAATCCTAACGGCTTGAGTCAGGCGAATGCGATAACGCAGGATGCAGCAACTGGAAAGATCGTCACAGCCGGAGCGGGACAGGTCGCGACAAGTTCGGCTTACGGCTTTTCGGTCTCGCGTTTTTCATCGACTGGCGAACTGGACACAACATTCGGCCCAACCGGAACGTCAGTTGTCATCTTTTCAAGCGGCAGTGTTGCTCAGGATTCTCAGGCGACCGGCGTTGCAATTCAGCCAACCACTGGCAAGATTATTGCGATAGGTAACATTTTGACCTCGTCGGCGTATTTCTCGGGTATCACACGGTTAAACGACAACGGTACACTCGACACCAATTTTGGCACTAGTGGTTCACTTATCACTCAGTTCAACAGCACGACCTCGTTCGTGCAGGACATTTGGATGCTTGCGGATGGCTCAATGTACGTCGCAGGAGGCCTGGGAACCGGCTCGGGACGAAACTTCTTTCTGGCTAAGGTGACTGCAAACGGAGCTCTCGACACGACCTTCGGAACGGGCGGAGTCGTCACGACCGATTTCAACAGCGGCACGGACAATGCATTTTCGATAGCGGTTCATCCAACAACCGGCTCGATAACACTTGGCGGCAGTTCTGGTAACGCGTGTGCTCTCGCCCGTTACCTGAGCAATGGAAATCTTGATACTTCATTTGCCGGCACCGGCAAGATATTCAATGACGTTTCTACAAACCCGGACTATTTGCGAAAAGTGATGGTAGATGCGGCTGGTGCCGTGATTGGGATTGGTGTCAGATCCCCGACCGGATTTGAGCGTCATTTGCTGTTGAAATACACAGCGGCCGGTGTCCTCGATCCGACATTCGGAACGAGTGGCGTGGCAGGCGGCTATTTTGGAAACAGTCAGGAATTAATTCAAGATGCAACACTTGTTGCGGGCGGAAAGATCGTAACAACGGGTTATTGGGCAGGAACGATAAATACACGCGCTGGGATCGCTCGCTACAACGCAGATGGCTCTGTCGATAAATCATTTGGTTGTAACGGTAGCCTTATATCGACATACGGTCCCGGAACATCAGCCTATGGATTTGCGATCACGGCAACATCCGGGGGGGGCTTTATGGTTGCCGGAAAAGGCACTAACGCATCAATCAGTCAGGAAAGCACAGCGGTAGCGGCCTTCATTAATCCGACTTCGCCATCGCAATGTGCAGTTGCTGACTTTGACCATGACGGCATTTCCGATTTTTCCGTAGTTCGGCCTGATGCCGACGGCAACGGACGCATGGGCTTGTTTCGTTCGATGAGTACAGGTGCGATCAACCCGCAATTTTCAAATTTTGTATCGTACCGACAATGGGGATTGTCCACGGACAAAGCGGTGCCGGCTGATTACGACGGCGACGCAAGACCAGATGATGCGATCTATCGTGCAGGAACCTGGTGGATATTCCAGTCGTCCGCAAGCAGTACTCGCTCCGTGACTTTTGGCCTGGCAGATGATATTCCCGTGCCGGCAGATTTTGACGGTGATGGAACTGCGGACATCAGCATCTTTCGTCCGTCGGACGGCACTTGGTGGAGGCAGAACAGCTCAAATCAACAGGTAATTGCAGTGCGTTGGGGCCAAAGCGGTGACGTTCCACTGATTGGTGATTTTGACGGAGATTACAAGGCAGATCAGGCAGTCTTCCGACCATCCAACGGTGCTTGGTACATACTTCAGAGTTCTAACGGTTTGGCACGAGGCGATGCTTTTGGCCAGAACGGCGACATTCCTTTGAGCGGTGATTTTAACGGTGATGGAAAGTCAGATCTCGCTGTGTACCGTCCGTCCGCATCATCATGGTACATTGCAAAACCAACCGGTGTGCCGGCACAGAATTTCAACGCAACGCAGTTTGGCATATCGACCGATGTGCCGGTACCGGCAGACTACGACGGCGACGGAAAAACGGACATTGCAATCTATCGAAATGGAGTTTGGTGGATATTAAAAAGCTCAAACGGCCAAGCGTATGCCGTCAACTATGGACTATCGACCGATAAGCCAGTTCCATCCATTTACATGCCGTAA
- a CDS encoding VCBS repeat-containing protein has product MKKRNMRSTNKNYWKAIAFALLLAAWVSLPALTGSVKADGTPVILIRTAVLSSPTGSINPHGAAEWQLYQSGNREIEVEVEDLNLSMGTSLGVYVDGNLIGQAIVDDRQKAKLKLRTEDGQAVPTVNAGSSVNVQSGSTILVAGNFDGATPTPSGSGTASPSPSQSGTGTATPSPSQSGTGTGTATPSPSQSGTGTSTPSPSQSGTGTGTGTGTPSPSPSGTPILVRSASLNSPTGSVNPHGHAEWQLYSNGNREIEVEVEDLSLAQGTALMAFVDGANIGTLIVDDRQKAKLKLRTENGQVVPFVNNGSTVEVRNGDIVLVNGIFGNGSTSTPTVTPSQSGTGTSTPSPSQSGTGTATPSPSQSGTGTATPSATGTPNNESELFAGLTGPTLNGVLPTGFAEYEIHSSRTELEVRVRQVNLAIGTSLTVIVDGTAAGQMSLESGGEGRLRLRSDDGQNVPTIVVGSTIAITSSGSTILSGTFSGFGTPSSTQTGTPGNTPSPSQTGTPNGTPSGTPTSTPSGRSFETHLNGSQVVPPVPTSANGELKVTLSADETQATVFGEFHNLSSNQTGARIETAFGTTTTIRDLGVVGGRNGNFPPVTFAVTPAQVQQLRAGLWSAVITSVNNPTGEISGSFRNRSRNSDFDGDGIHDFAVFRPSTGTWYSQNSNGFSSQSHGSASDKIVSADFDGDGRTDAAVYRNENGQGVWEIARSSDAGVTRVNWGLSTDVPLRGDFDGDGRIDVAVYRPSEGLWCIQQSNNTGNRYIYFGNASDIPVPADMDGDGTDDFVVYRPSEGNWYWMRSLQGRFVVTNYGTAGDIPVSGDFDGDGKGDITVFRPSNGTWYTKRSSDGGYQAQQFGMDGDVPVAGNYDADGKTDIAVFRPSNGYWYVLRTSDGSFQQYHFGINGDIPAIAR; this is encoded by the coding sequence ATGAAAAAAAGAAACATGAGATCAACAAACAAGAACTATTGGAAAGCTATTGCTTTCGCATTATTGCTCGCGGCCTGGGTGTCACTACCGGCGCTTACAGGCAGCGTCAAAGCTGACGGCACGCCGGTCATTCTCATTCGGACAGCGGTGTTATCTTCACCGACGGGCAGTATCAATCCGCATGGAGCAGCCGAATGGCAACTCTATCAAAGCGGCAACCGCGAGATCGAAGTCGAGGTCGAGGACCTCAATCTTTCGATGGGCACAAGCCTCGGCGTTTACGTCGATGGAAACCTTATCGGCCAGGCCATCGTGGACGACAGGCAGAAGGCCAAACTCAAACTCCGGACCGAAGATGGGCAAGCCGTACCGACAGTCAACGCAGGCTCGTCTGTTAACGTTCAAAGCGGCAGCACAATTCTCGTCGCCGGCAACTTTGACGGCGCGACACCAACACCAAGCGGCAGCGGAACGGCATCGCCATCACCTTCGCAATCAGGTACAGGAACGGCAACGCCTTCACCATCACAGTCAGGCACGGGAACGGGAACCGCGACACCTTCGCCGTCGCAATCTGGAACCGGAACCTCAACGCCTTCACCTTCACAGTCAGGCACAGGTACAGGTACAGGAACAGGAACGCCGTCACCATCACCGAGCGGAACACCGATTTTGGTTCGTTCTGCATCACTCAACTCGCCGACCGGAAGCGTAAATCCGCACGGACATGCCGAATGGCAGCTTTACTCGAACGGCAACCGCGAGATCGAGGTCGAGGTCGAAGATCTCAGCCTTGCTCAGGGCACTGCGCTGATGGCGTTCGTTGATGGGGCAAATATCGGCACACTTATCGTCGATGACCGTCAAAAAGCCAAACTCAAACTCAGAACCGAAAACGGTCAGGTAGTTCCATTTGTAAATAACGGTTCAACTGTAGAGGTTCGCAACGGCGATATTGTGCTGGTCAACGGCATATTTGGCAACGGCTCGACATCGACTCCAACCGTCACCCCTTCGCAATCAGGCACAGGAACTTCAACGCCTTCACCCTCACAGTCGGGAACAGGAACAGCGACACCTTCGCCTTCACAATCAGGTACTGGAACGGCAACACCATCCGCTACGGGAACACCGAACAATGAAAGCGAACTTTTCGCAGGGTTGACCGGTCCGACATTGAACGGCGTTCTGCCAACGGGTTTTGCAGAGTACGAAATCCACAGCAGCCGTACCGAGCTTGAAGTGCGTGTGCGTCAGGTAAATCTGGCGATCGGCACATCGCTCACGGTTATAGTTGACGGCACAGCCGCAGGCCAAATGTCTCTGGAGAGCGGTGGCGAAGGCAGACTTAGATTGCGCAGTGATGATGGCCAGAACGTTCCTACGATCGTGGTTGGATCGACTATCGCTATAACGAGCAGCGGTTCAACAATTCTGTCGGGAACATTCAGCGGCTTCGGCACACCGAGTTCGACGCAAACAGGAACGCCCGGCAACACACCAAGCCCTTCACAGACAGGAACACCAAACGGCACACCAAGCGGCACACCGACCTCAACACCGTCTGGCCGATCGTTTGAAACACACCTGAACGGCAGCCAAGTGGTTCCGCCCGTCCCAACATCTGCAAACGGTGAGTTAAAGGTCACGCTCAGTGCAGACGAAACCCAGGCAACGGTCTTTGGCGAATTTCACAATCTGTCGAGCAATCAGACCGGTGCCCGAATCGAAACAGCATTTGGAACAACCACCACCATTCGTGACCTCGGCGTTGTTGGTGGACGAAACGGCAACTTCCCGCCCGTAACGTTTGCAGTAACACCTGCACAGGTTCAGCAGTTGAGAGCAGGCCTTTGGTCCGCAGTAATCACGAGCGTAAACAATCCTACGGGCGAGATCAGTGGAAGCTTTAGGAATCGTTCACGTAATAGCGACTTCGATGGTGACGGTATACACGATTTTGCAGTATTTCGTCCCTCGACAGGAACGTGGTATTCGCAAAATAGCAATGGCTTCTCGTCGCAGTCACATGGTTCAGCATCTGACAAGATCGTATCGGCTGACTTTGATGGCGACGGCAGAACGGACGCGGCAGTTTATCGTAATGAAAACGGTCAAGGTGTCTGGGAGATCGCCCGCAGTTCTGATGCAGGCGTGACCCGAGTCAATTGGGGACTGTCGACCGACGTGCCGCTTCGAGGAGACTTCGACGGTGACGGACGCATCGACGTTGCGGTCTATCGCCCATCTGAAGGCCTGTGGTGCATCCAACAGAGCAACAACACAGGAAACCGTTACATCTACTTCGGCAATGCCTCAGACATTCCTGTGCCTGCCGATATGGATGGCGACGGAACAGACGATTTCGTAGTGTACCGTCCGAGCGAAGGCAACTGGTACTGGATGCGAAGCCTGCAAGGACGCTTCGTCGTGACAAACTACGGAACGGCGGGCGACATCCCAGTCAGCGGAGACTTTGACGGTGACGGCAAAGGCGACATCACTGTCTTTCGCCCGTCGAACGGAACATGGTACACCAAGCGAAGTTCCGACGGCGGCTATCAAGCACAGCAATTCGGCATGGACGGAGATGTTCCGGTTGCCGGCAACTACGACGCCGACGGAAAGACCGACATCGCAGTATTCCGTCCATCGAATGGCTACTGGTATGTTCTAAGAACCTCCGATGGAAGTTTCCAACAATACCATTTCGGTATAAACGGCGACATACCCGCAATCGCTCGTTAA
- a CDS encoding sigma-70 family RNA polymerase sigma factor produces the protein MKADIEITKLLNEMSAGDEASPDKLLELVYDDLRSLAGAYMHNERSDHTLQATALVHEAYMRLVDWKNVSWQNRAQFFSVAAEVMRKVLIDHARARKTQKRSGHKLVLDEAISLPNRRPIDLLALDEALQSLEQLDPRQAKIVELRFFGGLSIEETAYILKIGESTVRREWTFAKAWFQRELGKESTK, from the coding sequence ATGAAAGCGGATATTGAGATAACAAAACTTCTGAACGAGATGAGCGCCGGCGACGAAGCGTCGCCCGATAAGTTGCTGGAGCTCGTTTACGACGACCTTCGCAGTCTGGCGGGTGCGTATATGCACAATGAGCGCAGCGATCACACGTTACAAGCGACGGCCCTCGTTCACGAAGCCTATATGCGGCTCGTGGATTGGAAAAATGTTTCGTGGCAGAATCGAGCTCAGTTTTTTTCAGTTGCGGCAGAGGTGATGCGGAAGGTTTTGATCGATCATGCCCGTGCTCGAAAAACACAAAAAAGAAGCGGCCACAAACTTGTCCTTGACGAGGCCATCAGTTTGCCTAATCGCCGTCCGATCGACCTGCTTGCCCTCGATGAGGCACTGCAAAGTCTCGAACAACTAGATCCGCGACAGGCAAAGATCGTCGAGCTTAGATTTTTTGGCGGACTTTCGATCGAGGAAACTGCATATATTTTGAAGATCGGCGAATCTACGGTCAGGCGCGAATGGACTTTTGCAAAAGCGTGGTTTCAACGCGAACTCGGCAAGGAATCAACGAAATAA